In endosymbiont of unidentified scaly snail isolate Monju, the following are encoded in one genomic region:
- a CDS encoding Rieske (2Fe-2S) protein: MSRWFDAGPLEAIPDPGARGFDHEGQAFFVVRKDGEVRAYRNRCPHTGAPLEWQPHQFLDMDNSFIQCAIHGALFRVRDGLCLRGPCVNQSLQALPVAVREGRVQVELAAD; encoded by the coding sequence ATGAGCCGTTGGTTCGATGCCGGCCCGCTGGAGGCCATCCCCGACCCCGGGGCCCGGGGGTTCGATCACGAAGGCCAGGCCTTCTTCGTGGTCCGCAAGGACGGAGAGGTGCGCGCCTACCGCAATCGTTGCCCGCATACCGGGGCCCCCCTGGAATGGCAGCCGCACCAGTTCCTCGACATGGACAACAGCTTTATCCAGTGCGCCATTCACGGGGCCCTGTTTCGGGTGCGTGACGGCCTCTGCCTGCGCGGCCCCTGCGTCAACCAGTCTCTGCAGGCCCTGCCGGTCGCGGTGCGCGAGGGACGAGTGCAGGTGGAGTTGGCCGCAGACTGA
- a CDS encoding Slp/YeaY family lipoprotein → MKALVILLLSLGLVACATTVPSALQAPGEALTVAQAQEDALALRGQVVRWGGEILSVHNRDDHTELVVLRRPLFDNAEPQPEGGEAKRFIARFEGFLDPAEWRPGQRLTVRGRLDGVQVLMVGDYPYAHPVVRAEASHRWPPWQPPQEPPWHRDPFYCDPLWPRGPRPYPGSFCW, encoded by the coding sequence ATGAAGGCACTCGTCATCCTGTTGTTGTCCCTGGGCCTGGTGGCCTGTGCCACCACGGTGCCGTCTGCCTTGCAGGCACCGGGGGAAGCGCTCACGGTAGCGCAGGCCCAGGAGGATGCGTTGGCCCTGCGGGGGCAGGTGGTGCGCTGGGGGGGCGAGATCCTGTCGGTGCACAACCGGGACGATCACACCGAACTGGTAGTGCTGCGTCGTCCGCTGTTCGACAACGCCGAGCCACAGCCCGAGGGTGGCGAGGCGAAACGCTTCATTGCGCGCTTCGAGGGTTTTCTCGACCCTGCCGAGTGGCGGCCCGGGCAGCGCCTGACGGTGCGTGGCCGGCTCGATGGCGTACAGGTACTGATGGTGGGCGACTATCCCTATGCGCACCCCGTGGTGCGGGCCGAGGCCTCGCATCGCTGGCCGCCATGGCAGCCACCGCAGGAGCCGCCCTGGCATCGTGACCCCTTCTACTGCGATCCGCTCTGGCCCAGGGGGCCGAGACCGTATCCCGGGAGCTTCTGCTGGTGA
- a CDS encoding DUF350 domain-containing protein encodes MSDGIDPLVLNILYACMGGLLTLLFMWLGCKVFSHIVNFSIPEQLSKGNQAVGLMIMGMFIGIGTAMGLVIGLGLN; translated from the coding sequence ATGAGCGACGGCATCGACCCGCTGGTCCTGAACATCCTTTATGCCTGCATGGGTGGCCTTCTCACCCTGCTGTTCATGTGGCTGGGCTGCAAGGTATTCAGCCATATCGTCAACTTCTCGATTCCCGAACAGCTCTCCAAAGGCAATCAGGCGGTGGGGTTGATGATCATGGGCATGTTCATCGGTATCGGCACGGCCATGGGGCTGGTGATCGGACTGGGACTCAACTGA
- a CDS encoding YcgL domain-containing protein translates to MADTLDCWIYKSPRKDEMYLYVPAEDDFEAVPAALLERFGQPVFVMQLALSPERPLAREDVKQVMSNLREQGFHLQMPPKLEPYLYHGNED, encoded by the coding sequence ATGGCCGATACCCTCGACTGCTGGATCTACAAGAGTCCGCGCAAGGACGAGATGTACCTCTATGTGCCCGCCGAAGACGACTTCGAGGCGGTACCCGCCGCCCTGTTGGAACGCTTCGGCCAGCCGGTGTTCGTGATGCAGCTCGCGCTCAGCCCCGAGCGCCCCCTGGCGCGCGAGGATGTAAAACAGGTGATGAGCAACCTGCGCGAGCAGGGCTTCCACCTGCAGATGCCACCGAAGCTGGAACCCTACCTGTACCACGGCAACGAGGACTGA
- a CDS encoding phosphohexomutase domain-containing protein translates to MRWWRIGSPFVIAGMRELADEGARQVVGYEANGGFLTWHDFECEGRVLPALPTRDAAIAAIAVLLLARRQGRPLSALTANLPARFTASDRLKAFPTQQAQARIAALAAGGRQRIETELAPLRLGELAAIDHTDGLRLTFANGEIVHLRPSGNAPELRCYNEAASAARARELNAACMRLLADWRSAEVAS, encoded by the coding sequence GTGCGCTGGTGGCGCATCGGCTCGCCCTTCGTGATCGCGGGCATGCGCGAACTGGCCGATGAGGGCGCGCGACAGGTGGTGGGTTACGAGGCCAACGGCGGTTTTCTCACCTGGCACGACTTCGAGTGCGAGGGGCGGGTGCTGCCCGCCCTGCCGACCCGCGACGCCGCGATCGCCGCCATCGCGGTATTGCTGCTGGCGCGTCGCCAGGGGCGCCCCCTGTCTGCGCTGACCGCCAACCTGCCCGCGCGGTTCACCGCCAGCGACCGCCTGAAGGCCTTCCCCACGCAACAGGCGCAGGCGCGCATCGCCGCCCTGGCCGCCGGCGGGCGCCAGCGCATCGAGACCGAGCTGGCCCCGCTGAGGCTGGGCGAGTTGGCCGCGATCGATCACACCGACGGCCTGCGCCTGACCTTCGCCAATGGCGAGATCGTACACCTGCGCCCCTCCGGCAATGCCCCGGAGTTGCGCTGTTACAACGAGGCGGCCAGCGCGGCGCGTGCGCGGGAGCTCAATGCCGCCTGCATGCGCCTGCTGGCCGACTGGCGATCAGCCGAAGTGGCTTCCTAA
- a CDS encoding transglycosylase SLT domain-containing protein, whose product MWRSWGWLLLIPVLAWAGTEKHVDHRHWPDTYDRLFRKYTKHYFGPHVDWRWFKAQGIAESGLNPRARSLAGAVGIMQILPSTYREIRRKNPLIQDISEPRWNIAAAIFYDRQLYRKWKRKLDLNTGDRLKFTFASYNAGYGRILKSYSRARRKRDKIRRWEHVAPFAPPETRAYVARIQRLMDLAP is encoded by the coding sequence ATGTGGCGTTCATGGGGCTGGCTGTTGCTGATCCCGGTGCTGGCCTGGGCCGGCACCGAGAAGCACGTGGATCATCGCCACTGGCCGGATACTTACGACCGTCTGTTCCGCAAGTACACCAAGCACTATTTCGGACCGCACGTGGACTGGCGCTGGTTCAAGGCGCAGGGCATCGCCGAGTCCGGCCTGAATCCCCGGGCACGCAGCCTGGCTGGTGCTGTCGGCATCATGCAGATCCTGCCCTCGACCTACCGCGAGATTCGCCGCAAGAACCCGCTCATCCAGGACATCAGCGAACCGCGCTGGAACATCGCGGCCGCGATCTTCTACGACCGTCAGCTCTACCGGAAGTGGAAGCGCAAGCTGGACCTGAACACCGGTGACCGCCTGAAATTCACCTTTGCCAGCTACAACGCCGGTTACGGTCGTATCCTCAAGTCCTACAGCCGGGCGCGCAGGAAGCGCGACAAGATCCGCCGCTGGGAGCACGTGGCCCCTTTCGCGCCGCCGGAGACGCGCGCCTACGTGGCACGCATCCAGCGCCTGATGGACCTGGCTCCCTGA
- a CDS encoding PfkB family carbohydrate kinase: MARILCVGIATLDIVSHVERYPAEDDEVRASAQSWRTGGNAANTAVVLAQLGHQVSWTGNLGEGPASRLAERTFDRHGVAHASACRIPGHDLPVSCITLAGSGSRTIVHYRDLPEYSAAAFVTLDPGAFDRVHFEGRAVDQLQVMIRRVREAGVPVSLEVEKPREGIEALFGQADLLLFSHHYLRHHGHADPAEFLRSLPSGVVATCTWGQHGAWARDGEGEVRYLPAHLPPEVVDTLGAGDVFNAGMLHGLAMFDDLDLALACAVRLAGEQCGRPGLELAT; encoded by the coding sequence ATGGCCCGCATACTGTGCGTGGGCATCGCCACGCTCGATATCGTCAGTCACGTCGAACGCTACCCCGCCGAGGACGATGAGGTGCGTGCCAGCGCACAGTCCTGGCGTACCGGTGGCAATGCCGCCAATACCGCAGTGGTGCTGGCGCAACTGGGCCACCAGGTGAGCTGGACAGGCAACCTGGGTGAGGGACCGGCCAGTCGGCTCGCCGAACGGACCTTCGATCGTCACGGGGTGGCGCATGCGTCGGCCTGCCGTATTCCCGGCCATGATCTCCCCGTTTCCTGCATCACCCTCGCCGGGAGCGGCAGTCGTACCATCGTTCACTACCGCGACCTGCCCGAGTATTCGGCGGCAGCCTTCGTGACGCTCGATCCGGGCGCTTTCGACCGCGTGCATTTCGAGGGACGGGCGGTCGATCAGCTCCAGGTGATGATTCGCCGGGTGCGAGAGGCCGGGGTACCGGTCTCGCTCGAGGTCGAGAAGCCGCGTGAGGGCATCGAGGCCCTGTTCGGGCAGGCCGATCTGCTGCTGTTCTCGCACCATTACCTGCGGCACCATGGCCATGCCGACCCTGCCGAATTCCTGCGTTCGCTGCCCAGCGGGGTGGTGGCGACCTGCACCTGGGGGCAACACGGGGCCTGGGCGCGCGATGGCGAAGGGGAGGTTCGGTACCTGCCGGCGCATTTGCCGCCGGAGGTAGTCGATACCTTGGGAGCGGGTGACGTGTTCAACGCCGGGATGCTGCACGGCCTGGCCATGTTCGATGACCTGGATCTGGCGCTGGCCTGCGCAGTGCGCCTGGCCGGCGAGCAGTGCGGGCGGCCGGGGCTGGAGCTGGCGACATGA
- the serB gene encoding phosphoserine phosphatase SerB: MRPILLLNITGPDHPGLTAELAAQLARHGVNVLDIGQAVIHDRLNLGMLLEVPETEDAAMRRALQHIGDQHGLHAEFTTIAPDDYEHWVAAEGRPRFIATLLGRKLGAANIAHLAQVAALHGLNIDGITRLSGRFSLRADEPRKRACVEFSLRGEVADEEALRHDLLAITRDDEVDVAFQRDDLYRRQRRLVVFDMDSTLIQCEVIDELARAAGTYEEVAAITEAAMRGEIPFDESFRRRLATLEGLEVSVLERIARELPITEGADRLITTLKRLGYKVGILSGGFTYFAEHLKQRWGLDCVSANELDIEDGRLTGRVKGEIVNGEKKAELLQRMAQAHGIDMRQTVAVGDGANDLPMLSIAGLGIAFHAKPVVRERARHSISTLGLDGILYLLGVRDREVPA, from the coding sequence ATGCGCCCCATCCTGCTGCTCAACATCACCGGCCCCGACCATCCGGGGCTCACCGCCGAACTCGCCGCCCAGCTGGCGCGGCATGGCGTGAACGTGCTGGACATCGGCCAGGCGGTGATCCACGACCGGCTCAACCTGGGCATGCTGCTCGAGGTACCCGAGACCGAGGACGCCGCCATGCGCCGGGCCCTGCAACACATCGGTGACCAGCATGGCCTGCACGCCGAGTTCACGACCATCGCCCCGGACGACTACGAGCACTGGGTCGCCGCCGAGGGCCGACCGCGCTTCATCGCCACCCTGCTGGGACGCAAGCTCGGTGCGGCCAATATCGCCCACCTGGCCCAGGTGGCGGCATTGCATGGCCTGAACATCGACGGCATCACCCGCCTGTCGGGCCGCTTTTCGCTGCGCGCCGACGAGCCGCGCAAGCGCGCCTGCGTGGAGTTCTCCCTGCGCGGCGAGGTGGCCGATGAAGAGGCCCTGCGCCACGACCTGCTGGCGATCACCCGTGACGACGAGGTGGACGTGGCCTTCCAGCGCGACGACCTCTACCGCCGGCAGCGCCGGCTGGTGGTGTTCGACATGGACTCCACCCTGATCCAGTGCGAAGTGATCGACGAGCTGGCGCGCGCCGCCGGCACCTACGAGGAAGTGGCCGCCATCACCGAGGCGGCGATGCGCGGCGAGATCCCCTTCGACGAGAGCTTCCGCCGCCGCCTGGCCACCCTGGAGGGGCTGGAGGTCTCGGTGCTCGAACGCATCGCTCGCGAGTTGCCCATCACCGAAGGTGCCGACCGCCTGATCACTACCCTGAAGCGACTCGGCTACAAGGTGGGCATCCTCTCCGGCGGCTTCACCTATTTCGCCGAACACCTCAAGCAGCGCTGGGGGCTGGACTGTGTCTCAGCCAACGAGCTGGACATCGAGGACGGCCGGCTCACCGGCCGGGTGAAGGGCGAGATCGTCAACGGCGAGAAGAAGGCCGAGCTGCTGCAGCGCATGGCCCAGGCCCACGGCATCGACATGCGCCAGACCGTCGCGGTCGGTGACGGCGCCAACGACCTGCCCATGCTGTCGATCGCCGGCCTCGGCATCGCCTTCCACGCCAAACCCGTGGTGCGCGAGCGCGCACGCCACTCCATCTCCACCCTGGGACTGGACGGCATCCTCTACCTGCTGGGGGTACGTGACCGGGAGGTACCCGCATGA
- a CDS encoding PilZ domain-containing protein — protein sequence MLDYKEQRCYPRMDIDCPASFAVEGQPGRAGAIVKNLSGGGVLMWLETAVPAGTVLAIEINPPSDITPPMKARVKVLRCTPVNETEGQFAVGCAMEQILE from the coding sequence ATGCTGGATTACAAGGAACAGCGCTGTTATCCGCGCATGGACATCGACTGCCCGGCCAGTTTCGCCGTCGAGGGCCAGCCCGGGCGGGCCGGTGCCATCGTCAAGAACCTCAGCGGCGGTGGGGTACTGATGTGGCTGGAAACGGCAGTGCCGGCTGGCACCGTGCTGGCCATCGAGATCAACCCACCCTCGGACATCACGCCGCCCATGAAGGCCCGGGTCAAGGTGCTGCGCTGCACCCCGGTGAACGAGACCGAGGGCCAGTTCGCCGTGGGCTGTGCCATGGAGCAGATCCTGGAATAG
- the djlA gene encoding co-chaperone DjlA, with amino-acid sequence MSWWGKLVGGALGYMLGGPLGAVLGVALGHNFDKGLAGVPDQGFDAGERERVQTAFFTATFSVMGAVAKADGRVSPEEIRLAESVMAQMDLSSEMRKTAIRLFNEGKKPDFPLEEVVRQFRSECHRRTTLIQMFLEIQLQAAFADGHLDTAEDALLLRICHLLGVPEADYRRLQAMIGAAAGGAWQGGAGRTQPDTGEPDLARAYEILGVDPQASDAEVKKAYRRLLSQHHPDKLVSKGLPEEMMRLAAQKTHEIKQAWERIRRERGLK; translated from the coding sequence ATGAGCTGGTGGGGCAAGCTGGTTGGCGGTGCACTGGGCTACATGCTCGGCGGTCCCCTGGGGGCCGTGCTGGGGGTGGCCCTGGGGCACAATTTCGACAAGGGCCTGGCCGGTGTGCCCGATCAGGGTTTCGATGCCGGCGAGCGCGAGCGGGTGCAGACCGCCTTCTTCACCGCGACCTTCAGCGTGATGGGGGCGGTGGCCAAGGCCGACGGCAGGGTCTCACCCGAGGAAATCCGCCTGGCCGAGTCGGTGATGGCACAGATGGACCTGTCGTCCGAGATGCGCAAGACCGCCATCCGACTGTTCAACGAGGGCAAGAAACCCGATTTCCCGCTCGAGGAGGTGGTGCGCCAGTTCCGCAGTGAATGCCACCGGCGCACCACCCTGATCCAGATGTTCCTCGAGATCCAGTTGCAGGCCGCCTTTGCCGACGGCCACCTGGACACCGCCGAGGACGCCCTGCTGCTGCGTATCTGTCACCTGCTGGGCGTCCCCGAGGCGGACTATCGGCGCTTGCAGGCCATGATCGGCGCCGCGGCAGGCGGGGCCTGGCAAGGGGGCGCCGGGCGCACGCAACCCGATACCGGCGAACCGGATCTGGCGCGTGCCTACGAGATCCTGGGCGTGGACCCGCAGGCCAGTGATGCGGAAGTGAAAAAGGCCTATCGCCGCTTGCTCAGTCAGCATCACCCCGACAAGCTGGTGTCGAAAGGGTTGCCGGAAGAGATGATGCGCCTGGCCGCGCAGAAAACCCACGAGATCAAGCAGGCCTGGGAGCGCATCCGGCGCGAACGGGGCCTCAAATAG
- a CDS encoding phosphohexomutase domain-containing protein has product MADKNEQVAIADLMQRSGVGFGTSGARGLAACMTDRVCYAYTTAFLQHLEKQGAIHPGDEVLIGGDLRPSTPRIMAACLRAVSDLGYRAIHGGPLPTPAVANLGLRRGIASLVVTGSHIPDDRNGIKFYRPDGEILKDDEITIREQQVMLPRTLFDEHGMAQQPFELSPVDGAAYREYLARYLDFFPPGCLDGTRTLLYAHSSVAAEPLREILEGLGAEVTVVGRSETFVPVDTEAIRVEDVALAREWAAERDFDLIVSADGDGDRPLIGDERGEWLRGDVLGALVAHRLALRDRGHARTGR; this is encoded by the coding sequence ATGGCCGACAAGAACGAGCAGGTGGCCATTGCCGACCTGATGCAGCGCAGTGGGGTCGGCTTCGGCACCAGTGGCGCGCGCGGGCTGGCCGCGTGCATGACCGACCGGGTCTGTTACGCCTACACCACTGCCTTCCTCCAGCACCTCGAAAAGCAGGGCGCCATCCATCCCGGTGACGAGGTGCTGATCGGCGGTGACCTCCGTCCCAGCACGCCGCGCATCATGGCCGCCTGCCTGCGCGCTGTCTCCGATCTGGGTTATCGCGCCATCCACGGTGGTCCCTTGCCCACGCCCGCAGTCGCCAACCTGGGCTTGCGTCGTGGTATAGCCAGCCTGGTGGTCACCGGCAGTCATATCCCCGACGATCGCAACGGCATCAAGTTCTACCGGCCCGACGGCGAGATCCTCAAGGACGACGAAATCACGATCCGCGAACAGCAGGTGATGCTGCCGCGTACCCTGTTCGATGAACACGGCATGGCGCAACAACCCTTCGAACTGTCGCCGGTGGATGGCGCCGCCTACCGTGAATATCTGGCCCGCTATCTCGACTTCTTTCCGCCTGGCTGCCTGGACGGCACGCGGACGTTGCTGTATGCCCACTCCTCGGTGGCTGCCGAGCCGTTGCGCGAGATCCTCGAGGGACTGGGCGCCGAGGTCACGGTGGTCGGGCGCAGCGAGACCTTCGTGCCGGTGGACACCGAGGCGATCCGTGTCGAGGACGTGGCGCTGGCACGCGAATGGGCCGCCGAGCGTGATTTCGATCTCATCGTCTCGGCCGATGGCGATGGCGACCGCCCGCTGATCGGTGACGAGCGCGGCGAGTGGCTGCGCGGTGACGTGCTGGGTGCGCTGGTGGCGCATCGGCTCGCCCTTCGTGATCGCGGGCATGCGCGAACTGGCCGATGA